The window GGAACCGGCAACACCGGTGTTATCGAGGTGGGTGCCGCCACAGAATTCCATGGACACGCCGGGCACTTCGATGACGGAGACAGTGTCGCCGTACTTTTCGCCGAAGAGGGCGGTTGCACCCTTGGCCTGGGCGGCCTCGATGGTCATGACTTCGCGCTCTACCGGGAGAGCGTCGAGAATATTCTGGTTTACGATGGCCTCGACTTCAGCAAGCTCCTCGGGGGAGAGACCCTTGATGTGGGTAAAGTCAAAACGGAGACGATCCGGGCCAACGAGGGAGCCGGCCTGCTTTGCGTGGTCGCCGAGTACCTTCTGGAGGGCGGCGTGCAGCAGGTGGGTCACGGTGTGGTTACGCATGGTGGCGAGGCGCTGGCCGCGATCCACATTCAGGAATGCGGGTTCGCCGGTCTTCATGGTGCCTTCTGCCACAGTGATCTTGTGGGCGGTCAGCTCCTTGGAGGGCTTGACCGTGTCGATGACAGTGGCGCGGCCGCCGGAAGCAGCGATCTCGCCGGTGTCACCCATCTGACCGCCGGACTCGCCGTAGAACGGAGTCACTTCGGACACGAGCCAGCCAGTCACGCCTTCCTCAAGGGTGGGCACGACGTTGCCGTCGATATCCATGAGGTGGGTGATAGGGGCCTGCTCGATCATGTTGTCGTAACCGGTAAAAGTGGAGGTGACGCCGTCTTCCAGCAGAGTCTGGAAGGTGGAAGCAACGTCTTTTTCGCCGGAGCCTTTCCAGGCTGCCTTGGAGCGGTCTTTCTGCTCCTGCATCAGCGCTTCGAAGGCGGGCTCATCAACGTCGATGCCGTCCTTTTCTGCGATGTCGCGGACGATGTCGATGGGGAAACCGTAAGTGTCGTAGAGACGGAAAGTGGTTTCGCCCGGTACGACCTTGGCACCCTGCTTCTTGAGTTCGGCCAGTTCGGCCTCAAGCATCTCAAGACCCTTGTCGAGAGTCTTGGCAAAGCCTTCTTCCTCGCCGCGAACAACCTCGACCATGAAGTCCTTGGTCTCTTTCAGTTCGGTGTAGTGATCGCCCATGTCTTCGACAACCTTGGAAGCGGTCTTCCAGAGGAAGGAGCCTTCGAGACCCATGAGCTTGCCGAAGCGGTAGGCGCGACGGATCAGGCGGCGCAGGATGTAGCCGCGACCTTCATTGGAAGGCAGGACCTGATCTGGGATCAGGAAGGCGATGGCGCGGGAATGGTCAGCGATGACCTGCAGCGCAGTGTCGATCTCTTCGTTCTCGCGGTATTTCACGCCAGCCATGTCTGCGGTGTACTGGATGATGGACTGGAACAGGTCGGTCTCGTAGTTGGAGGCCACGCCCTGACAGACGGCGGCGATGCGCTCGAGGCCCATGCCGGTATCGATGGAGGGGCGGGGCAGATCTGTGCGGGTGCCGTCCTCGGCCTGGTCGTACTGCATGAACACGAGGTTCCAGATTTCCAGGTAACGGTCACAGTCGCACTTGCCGATGCCGCAATCCGGGCCGCAGCCAACGTGCTCGCCCTGGTCGAAGTGGACTTCGGAGCAGGGGCCGCAGGGGCCGGTGTCACCCATGGACCAGAAGTTGTCCTTCTCGCCCAGCTTGTAGATGCGGTCCTCAGGAATGTTGCAGAGCTTCTTCCAGAGTTCGCCAGCTTCATCGTCATCTTTATAAATAGTAATGTAGAGACGCTCCTTGTCGAGCTTCAGCTCTTCGGTCAGGAACTCCCAGCAGAACTTGATGGCGTCTTCCTTGAAGTAGTCACCAAAGGAGAAGTTGCCGAGCATCTCGAAAAAGGTGTGGTGACGCGCGGTGCGGCCCACGTTCTCCAGATCGTTGTGCTTGCCGCCAACGCGGAGGCACTTCTGGGAAGTGGTGGCGCGGTTGTAGTCGCGCTTTTCCTGGCCGAGGAACAGCTTCTTGAACTGAACCATACCGGCGTTGGTGAACATCAGGGTCGGGTCATCCTTGGGAATCAGCGGAGCGGACTCCTCGATGTAGTGACCGTTGCGTTCAAAGTACTTAAGGAACCTTTCACGGATTTCAGCAGCATTCATGGTTTAAATCTCTCCAAATAAAAAAATCTCCAGACAAAAGCGCCTCGGGACAGGACCCGAGGCGCTATATCCGGGCTGTAAACAATATCTATTCGCCAGCGTCACCGGCTTCAGCATCCGGGTCTTCGCGGAAGCCCAGGTGCATCATTAGTTTTTCTTCGACGGCGTTGGCGATGTCCGGGTTTTCCTGCAGCAGGGCGCGGACGTTCTCCTTACCCTGGCCGAGCTTCTCGGAGCCAAAGGAGAACCAGGAGCCGGACTTGTCGATGATGCCGTGCTCAACGCCCATGTCGATGAGCTCGCCCATGCGGGATATGCCCTGTCCGTAGAGAACGTCGACAATGGCCTCGCGGAAAGGCGGAGCGACCTTGTTCTTGACGATCTTGACGCGGGCGCGGATACCGAAGGATTCATCCTTGTCCTTGAGGGTCTGGATGCGGCGGATGTCCAGTCGGCAGGAGGCGTAGAACTTGAGCGCGTTACCACCGGAAGTGGTCTCGGGGTTGCCGTAGCCGGTCATGCCGA of the Pseudodesulfovibrio sp. zrk46 genome contains:
- the alaS gene encoding alanine--tRNA ligase, giving the protein MNAAEIRERFLKYFERNGHYIEESAPLIPKDDPTLMFTNAGMVQFKKLFLGQEKRDYNRATTSQKCLRVGGKHNDLENVGRTARHHTFFEMLGNFSFGDYFKEDAIKFCWEFLTEELKLDKERLYITIYKDDDEAGELWKKLCNIPEDRIYKLGEKDNFWSMGDTGPCGPCSEVHFDQGEHVGCGPDCGIGKCDCDRYLEIWNLVFMQYDQAEDGTRTDLPRPSIDTGMGLERIAAVCQGVASNYETDLFQSIIQYTADMAGVKYRENEEIDTALQVIADHSRAIAFLIPDQVLPSNEGRGYILRRLIRRAYRFGKLMGLEGSFLWKTASKVVEDMGDHYTELKETKDFMVEVVRGEEEGFAKTLDKGLEMLEAELAELKKQGAKVVPGETTFRLYDTYGFPIDIVRDIAEKDGIDVDEPAFEALMQEQKDRSKAAWKGSGEKDVASTFQTLLEDGVTSTFTGYDNMIEQAPITHLMDIDGNVVPTLEEGVTGWLVSEVTPFYGESGGQMGDTGEIAASGGRATVIDTVKPSKELTAHKITVAEGTMKTGEPAFLNVDRGQRLATMRNHTVTHLLHAALQKVLGDHAKQAGSLVGPDRLRFDFTHIKGLSPEELAEVEAIVNQNILDALPVEREVMTIEAAQAKGATALFGEKYGDTVSVIEVPGVSMEFCGGTHLDNTGVAGSFIITSEAGVAAGIRRIEAATGGNAIAYYNERREAVAEAGAMLKARPEELSKKVKDLQQQVKDMAKQMQGLQEKLASGAGRDMMSEMEEINGVKVLAAELEAPNMGVMLKQMDALRSKVDSGIICLVAGHDDGKVSVALAVTKDLHDRFKAGDLIKPVAGEVGGGGGGRPDLARAGGSDASGIPNAIAKIKELVAG